From the Lolium rigidum isolate FL_2022 chromosome 2, APGP_CSIRO_Lrig_0.1, whole genome shotgun sequence genome, one window contains:
- the LOC124691603 gene encoding protein LPA3-like, with product MAPLSTAIRSFRLSRSPASPRALPSPATRLAAPSRRRRVRSVRAEAAKEVEEPVELRAGVAVYKPRSYEVLVSDAARSLAAAIDDGRTRLEIEFPPLPSSISSYKGSSDEFIDANVQLALAVVRNLKQLRGTRSCIVFPDQPEKRRASQIFKTAIDSIEGISISSLDDVPTGPVDSFFRSIRNTLDFDFADDNEDQWKSDEQTSLYIFINSSTQDLSSIEKYVENFAGSAPVVLFNLELDTLRSDLGLLGFPPKELHYRFLSQFTPVFYIRQRDYSKTIAVTPYIVNYSGAVFRQYPGPWQVMLKQADGSYACVAESASRFTLGQAKDELLRVLGLQEEEGSSLQFLRQGYKNATWWEENGDQEESTAWRT from the exons ATGGCGCCCCTCTCCACCGCCATCCGCAGCTTCCGCCTCTCGCGCTCCCCGGCGTCCCCGCGGGCGCTCCCTTCTCCAGCCACCCGCCTCGCCGCGCCCTCGAGGCGCCGCCGGGTCCGGTCGGTGCGCGCGgaggcggccaaggaggtggaggagCCGGTGGAGCTCAGGGCCGGGGTGGCCGTCTACAAGCCGCGCTCCTACGAGGTGCTCGTCTCCGACGCCGCccgctccctcgccgccgccatcgacgacggcAGGACCCGCCTCGAGATCGAGTTCCC GCCTCTGCCCAGCAGCATCTCTTCTTACAAG GGCTCTTCGGACGAGTTCATCGACGCCAACGTCCAGCTCGCTCTCGCCGTCGTGAGGAACCTCAAACAGCTCAGGGGTACTCGGTCCTGCATA GTGTTTCCAGATCAGCCGGAGAAGCGAAGGGCCTCGCAGATATTCAAAACTGCTATAGATTCG ATCGAGGGTATATCCATCAGTTCTCTGGATGACGTGCCGACTGGGCCTGTCGACTCCTTCTTCAGATCGATCAGAAATACCCTTGATTTCGACTTTGCTGACGACAACGAAG ATCAATGGAAATCTGACGAACAGACATCACTGTATATCTTCATCAACAGTAGCACCCAGGACCTTTCATCTATAGAGAAGTATGTG GAAAATTTTGCTGGCTCTGCACctgttgttctctttaatcttgaaCTAGACACCTTGCG ATCTGATTTGGGGCTTCTGGGGTTCCCCCCGAAAGAATTGCACTACCGATTCCTTTCTCAGTTTACCCCAGTATTTTACATTAGACAGCGTGACTACTCCAAG ACTATTGCAGTCACTCCATACATAGTGAACTACAGCGGCGCCGTCTTCCGTCAATACCCAG GGCCCTGGCAAGTCATGCTTAAGCAGGCTGATGGTTCTTATGCATGTGTTGCAGAGAGTGCATCTCGGTTCACTTTGGGGCAG GCCAAGGACGAGCTATTGAGAGTTCTGGGTTTGCAAGAAGAGGAAGGAAGCTCGCTTCAATTCCTCAGACAGGGATATAAG AATGCTACTTGGTGGGAGGAGAATGGCGATCAGGAGGAGTCCACCGCATGGCGAACCTGA
- the LOC124686277 gene encoding protein canopy-1-like, translating into MEPRGASRRRSGALLFLLAVFLGAAAAASASTIGDKCAACKAVAAELEIGMSSEKPRNHLDLRNRLNSKGQREGKVIDYRVSELRIVELLDDLCDKMQDYTLQKLDSGEKEWVKVTNWNSYQTDKKAAARAHSKNLSSYCGRLLEETEDELAEWIKTSSAEAGNVSKALCGDISKHCQSTRATTPIDDEL; encoded by the exons ATGGAGCCGAGAGGAGCGTCCCGTCGCAGATCCGGAGCGCTCCTGTTCCTCCTCGCCGTATTCCTgggggcggccgccgcagcctccGCCTCCACCATCGGCGACAAGTGCGCCGCCTGCAAGGCCGTCGCG GCGGAGCTAGAGATTGGAATGTCAAGT GAGAAGCCAAGAAACCACTTGGACTTGCGCAACCGCTTAAATTCGAAAGGTCAGCGTGAAGGAAAGGTCATTGATTACAG AGTCAGTGAGCTTCGGATTGTAGAGCTTCTCGATGATCTATGTGATAAGATGCAAGATTATACGTTGCAGAAG TTGGACTCAGGCGAAAAAGAATGGGTGAAAGTTACAAACTGGAACAGTTATCAAACTG ATAAGAAAGCTGCAGCACGGGCACACTCCAAAAATCTATCCAGTTACTGTGGAAG GTTACTGGAGGAAACTGAGGACGAG CTTGCTGAGTGGATAAAAACGAGCTCAGCAGAAGCAGGGAACGTGAGCAAGGCCCTGTGCGGAGATATTAGCAAACACTGTCAGTCCACAAG AGCAACTACCCCGATCGACGATGAACTATAA
- the LOC124686278 gene encoding probable ribosomal protein S11, mitochondrial has product MAARTLARALLRPALAQRVPPIGKGLANGGDPMSRVMQIRKLNDGINRPFAENEFAGGDRMGGIGGITGGDRMGGTGGITDGDRMGGFSSGERRSIFNVGDRMGGFNDGDRMGGNGGFTPGGRMAGGFTPDVRMGGNGGFAPAGRMAGGFTPGGRTGRFNMDLLQPTGQRVKRDVLHITQKGKKTFVTVTDIKGNRKAGASAGCLEDRKGRSRLARYAGEATGEHMGRAARKMGIKSVVVRVKGYSFFRKKKKIVMGFADGFRGERVRTQTPIMYIHDVTQLAHNGCRLPKKTRK; this is encoded by the exons atggcggcgaggACGCTCGCCCGAGCGCTCCTGCGGCCGGCGCTCGCCCAGCGGGTGCCGCCGATCGGCAAG GGCCTCGCAAACGGTGGTGATCCGATGAGCCGCGTCATGCAAATCCGGAAGCTGAATGACGGCATCAACCGCCCCTTTGCTGAAAACGAATTTGCAGGCGGTGACAGGATGGGTGGAATTGGTGGAATCACAGGCGGTGACAGGATGGGTGGAACTGGTGGAATCACAGACGGTGACAGGATGGGTGGATTCAGCAGCGGTGAAAGGAGGAGCATATTTAATGTCGGTGACAGGATGGGTGGATTCAACGATGGTGACAGGATGGGTGGAAACGGTGGATTTACACCTGGTGGCAGGATGGCTGGTGGATTCACTCCCGATGTTAGGATGGGTGGAAATGGTGGATTTGCACCTGCTGGCAGGATGGCTGGTGGGTTCACACCCGGCGGCAGGACAGGCCGCTTCAACATGGACCTGCTGCAGCCGACTGGCCAGCGAGTGAAGCGCGACGTGCTCCACATCACGCAGAAGGGGAAGAAGACCTTTGTGACGGTGACGGACATCAAGGGGAACAGGAAGGCTGGGGCCTCCGCGGGCTGCCTGGAGGACCGAAAGGGGCGATCCCGCCTCGCCCGGTACGCCGGCGAGGCGACAGGGGAGCACATGGGGCGGGCCGCCAGGAAGATGGGCATCAAGTCGGTCGTTGTGAGGGTGAAAGGGTACTCCTTtttcaggaagaagaagaagatagtcaTGGGCTTCGCGGACGGGTTCCGGGGCGAGAGGGTGAGGACCCAGACCCCTATCATGTACATCCATGATGTGACCCAGCTCGCGCACAATGGGTGCCGACTGCCCAAGAAGACAAGGAAGTAA